A genomic window from Thermococcus nautili includes:
- a CDS encoding type II toxin-antitoxin system VapC family toxin — protein sequence MDRVMIDSNVILKHLFGEWNISELLALTEPYYNDIVYSEVLYLIIRNETGERPFTLKKKPELVVKSSPALKPALRLFEVLNYSPISEHTLWEAEGLIESYGLLPGDAIILANCIEMGLDALLTWDSDILRLNGEIPKCRITTPAEYLQSL from the coding sequence ATGGACCGCGTGATGATAGATTCTAACGTTATACTGAAGCATCTTTTCGGTGAGTGGAATATCTCAGAGCTTCTCGCCCTCACGGAGCCGTATTACAACGACATCGTTTATTCCGAGGTTTTGTACCTAATCATTCGAAATGAGACCGGTGAAAGGCCGTTCACACTCAAAAAGAAGCCGGAGCTTGTTGTTAAATCATCACCTGCTCTAAAGCCAGCTCTCAGGCTGTTTGAGGTTCTCAATTACTCCCCTATAAGCGAACACACTTTGTGGGAGGCGGAGGGACTCATTGAGAGTTATGGTCTCCTTCCCGGAGACGCCATAATACTGGCCAACTGCATTGAAATGGGACTTGATGCTCTTTTAACGTGGGACTCAGACATCCTTAGGCTAAACGGCGAGATTCCCAAATGCAGAATAACCACACCCGCTGAATACCTCCAGTCCCTGTAG
- a CDS encoding AEC family transporter, with translation MNIAEMLALIALGYVLKRLIKSEKPFDYLRILVNDVLLALFIFGNVSSKDLAYLLSIKTVFLYVFLVIGISLSTSYLYGRFKLKDDPWAGALMVLSIYPNTAALGFPIASLFLSDITPAILYSTTNSMIVIPIVTFIAAHYSSGGASVRESFLKALKFPPTLANLIALALVIAGIKLPAGIIEPIKTIGWLSIPLLLIYFGSRITLRAFDVRKLLEVGTFRIAIPFAFVFLTLRWARPEVFYSVLVEASMPPAIAANAILAQYRLKAEEAISVTFVLTLLVIGLFIALRFLI, from the coding sequence ATGAACATCGCCGAGATGCTCGCGCTCATCGCTCTGGGCTACGTTCTCAAAAGGCTGATTAAATCGGAGAAGCCCTTCGACTACCTTCGGATTCTCGTCAACGACGTTCTGCTCGCCCTGTTCATCTTCGGCAACGTCTCGAGCAAGGATTTGGCCTATCTCCTCAGCATAAAGACCGTTTTCCTCTACGTCTTCCTCGTCATCGGCATAAGCCTGTCAACGTCATACCTCTACGGTCGCTTCAAGCTCAAGGACGACCCCTGGGCCGGCGCGTTGATGGTGCTCTCTATCTACCCGAACACCGCCGCGCTGGGCTTCCCGATAGCGAGCCTCTTCCTCAGCGACATAACACCTGCGATACTCTACTCGACGACCAACTCGATGATAGTCATACCGATTGTGACTTTCATAGCGGCACACTACTCCAGCGGGGGCGCGAGCGTCAGGGAGAGCTTTCTAAAGGCCCTCAAGTTCCCGCCGACGCTGGCCAATTTAATCGCTCTGGCACTCGTTATCGCAGGGATAAAGCTCCCAGCCGGAATCATTGAGCCGATAAAAACAATCGGCTGGCTCAGTATACCTCTCCTCCTTATCTACTTCGGCTCGAGGATAACGCTGAGGGCCTTCGACGTCAGAAAGCTCCTGGAGGTTGGAACCTTCAGGATTGCGATTCCCTTCGCCTTCGTCTTCCTCACCCTCCGCTGGGCCAGACCTGAAGTCTTCTACTCGGTTCTCGTCGAGGCGAGCATGCCCCCGGCAATAGCGGCCAACGCGATTCTGGCTCAATACCGGCTAAAGGCTGAGGAAGCGATAAGCGTAACCTTCGTGCTCACGCTCCTCGTCATCGGGCTTTTCATCGCCCTGCGCTTTCTGATTTGA
- a CDS encoding thrombospondin type 3 repeat-containing protein: protein MKRALLLIFLLLASLARSVPATADYSAYLDTDGDGLSDAFELAYNETHYGIVYHLNPASPDSDGDGLSDGFELKFGSSPFLSDTDFDGLGDAIEAFYGTNPRSPDTDGDHLRDKFEVYGDFGVKLPPSDPTSWDTDGDGIDDYFEVRMSLSWNGAEERPFYLNPDWDGDGIVDGNEILPYDDSYHPTVYPYSADEWDGDSHPSPLLNGQKFYICFTSPDCDGDGLNDRDELEAGTNPVEIDSDDDGLYDGWEVRLGTNPLAGDTDGDGLSDLEEVLPELAYYAYHNATPDWVVITDALAYYYNWTLDYSLTWSMVCAQNYDYLLSAYPKPIVDDSYFEYQGQVCFIPPATNPLSPDTDGDGLSDGEEVNFEYAYFFANITETRITHLNPANPDTDGDGLLDSIDVVPVVPEGVTEVYRSSTGSSSAQDLDSDGIIEGDSCAYFQDCDGDGISDNAEVTWWHTDMRKPDTDGDGLTDFEEISIRTDPTKPDTDGDGFSDFVEWKEGTDPTNPLSHPKAPPAIEVPKYGEVQEKLTEPPKPRVKREVKFLLNGKEIEPNEFITVVLDGDTAEFRIEAPPVTVIYPEGREERYNLSYIGIYGNDDDRVKGANGTYTITFTNLTEIGFSFVSFRVELNYGDWKRYFYTFNIEAKYRTEPVVKLLNATWDENLDVGKLRFECRFCKNVTITVPGALVNGQEKRTINFGTTGSLRFFYARIVPHRYTVPGEGDVGTVYTKYEDSVEVMKTGKDIGVLTAKMVEARSIGSKIVYGMVATAKGVKTIVGGVEAFIPEDEDAPAEEGIDARDSKKFSKKAFKEGLLDWVKEKLVDATFDYVTEKAVQYADESELEARRHETTYHVTVRACNDFGCRVYSFSVRGYAYDVD from the coding sequence ATGAAGAGAGCGCTCCTTCTCATCTTCCTCCTACTGGCTTCACTGGCCCGGTCGGTGCCAGCAACCGCCGATTATTCGGCCTACCTCGATACCGACGGGGACGGCCTGAGCGACGCCTTTGAGCTGGCCTACAACGAGACCCACTACGGTATAGTTTACCACCTCAACCCGGCCAGCCCCGACAGCGACGGCGACGGCCTCTCAGACGGCTTCGAGCTTAAGTTCGGGAGCAGTCCGTTTCTGAGCGACACCGATTTCGATGGCCTGGGTGATGCCATCGAGGCCTTCTACGGGACGAACCCGAGGAGCCCGGACACAGACGGTGACCACCTGAGAGACAAGTTCGAGGTCTACGGCGATTTCGGAGTCAAGTTGCCCCCGTCGGACCCAACTTCCTGGGACACTGACGGCGACGGGATAGACGACTACTTCGAGGTTCGAATGTCCCTGAGCTGGAACGGAGCTGAAGAGAGACCTTTCTACCTAAATCCCGACTGGGACGGCGACGGAATAGTTGACGGCAACGAGATTCTGCCCTACGATGACTCGTATCACCCAACGGTCTACCCGTATTCGGCAGATGAATGGGACGGCGATTCTCACCCGAGCCCCCTCCTCAACGGTCAGAAGTTCTACATCTGCTTCACGAGCCCGGACTGCGATGGGGACGGGCTGAACGACAGGGACGAGCTGGAAGCCGGGACGAACCCGGTGGAGATAGACTCCGACGATGACGGCCTCTACGACGGCTGGGAGGTCAGGCTCGGCACGAATCCGCTGGCAGGTGATACCGACGGCGATGGACTGAGCGACCTTGAGGAAGTCCTCCCGGAGCTCGCGTATTACGCCTACCACAACGCAACTCCAGACTGGGTCGTTATAACCGATGCACTCGCATATTACTACAACTGGACACTCGATTACAGCCTGACGTGGAGCATGGTCTGTGCCCAGAACTATGACTACCTGCTCTCAGCCTATCCCAAACCCATCGTGGACGATTCATACTTCGAGTACCAAGGCCAGGTCTGCTTTATCCCGCCGGCAACGAACCCGCTCTCCCCCGACACCGACGGGGACGGCTTGAGCGACGGCGAGGAGGTGAACTTTGAATACGCCTATTTCTTCGCGAACATCACGGAGACGCGTATTACTCATCTAAACCCTGCAAACCCGGACACGGACGGTGATGGACTTCTGGACTCGATTGACGTTGTTCCGGTAGTCCCGGAGGGAGTTACCGAGGTTTACAGGTCCTCCACAGGTTCATCGAGCGCGCAGGACCTTGACTCCGACGGCATAATAGAGGGCGACTCCTGCGCCTACTTCCAGGACTGCGACGGGGACGGGATAAGCGATAACGCCGAAGTTACGTGGTGGCACACCGACATGAGAAAGCCCGACACCGACGGCGATGGATTAACCGACTTCGAGGAGATTTCGATAAGAACGGACCCAACGAAACCAGACACCGACGGAGACGGGTTCTCGGACTTCGTGGAGTGGAAGGAAGGAACGGACCCGACCAACCCGCTGTCCCACCCGAAGGCCCCGCCCGCGATAGAGGTGCCGAAGTACGGAGAAGTCCAAGAAAAGCTAACTGAGCCCCCTAAGCCCAGGGTGAAGCGTGAAGTGAAGTTCTTGCTGAACGGAAAAGAGATAGAGCCCAATGAGTTCATAACTGTGGTTCTTGACGGCGACACGGCGGAGTTCCGGATTGAAGCTCCCCCGGTTACGGTCATCTACCCGGAAGGGCGGGAAGAGCGGTACAATCTCAGCTACATAGGCATTTACGGCAACGACGATGACCGCGTTAAGGGAGCCAACGGCACGTACACGATAACCTTCACGAACCTGACCGAAATAGGCTTCTCCTTCGTTTCCTTCCGTGTTGAGCTGAACTACGGCGACTGGAAAAGATATTTCTACACCTTCAACATCGAGGCGAAGTACCGGACAGAGCCCGTGGTAAAGCTCCTCAACGCGACGTGGGACGAAAACCTCGACGTCGGAAAGCTACGGTTCGAGTGCCGGTTCTGCAAGAACGTGACGATAACCGTCCCCGGGGCCCTCGTCAACGGACAGGAGAAGAGGACAATCAATTTCGGAACCACGGGAAGCCTGCGGTTCTTCTACGCGAGGATAGTGCCCCACCGCTACACCGTCCCCGGTGAGGGCGACGTTGGAACCGTTTACACGAAATATGAGGACAGCGTGGAGGTAATGAAGACCGGGAAGGACATCGGCGTCCTGACGGCGAAGATGGTCGAGGCGAGGAGCATAGGCTCGAAGATAGTCTACGGCATGGTCGCAACGGCCAAGGGGGTAAAAACAATCGTTGGAGGTGTTGAGGCCTTCATTCCCGAGGACGAGGACGCGCCGGCGGAAGAGGGTATCGACGCGCGCGACTCCAAGAAGTTCTCGAAGAAGGCCTTCAAGGAGGGCCTGCTTGACTGGGTCAAGGAGAAGCTCGTCGATGCAACCTTCGACTACGTCACCGAGAAGGCCGTGCAATACGCGGATGAGAGCGAGCTCGAGGCCAGAAGGCACGAAACGACCTACCACGTGACTGTTAGAGCCTGCAACGACTTCGGCTGTAGGGTTTACAGCTTCTCCGTCAGGGGCTACGCCTACGACGTTGACTGA